A part of Drosophila bipectinata strain 14024-0381.07 chromosome 3L, DbipHiC1v2, whole genome shotgun sequence genomic DNA contains:
- the Cdc27 gene encoding cell division cycle protein 27 homolog, translating into MMIQEPVQAAIWHCMNYYDLKDAVFLAERLCAEVESDDTIFLLGTSYFRSNQVHQAYWLLKEKGRKSPQCRFLQAKCAYELKKFAEAESALIASGFADNKNFEELQKDFGELACFAYQLMAQICVRTERNKLAVSALRRALKLNPFMWHAFADLCLLGQDTDAASIFQIQSTDVFNTCQGSSANSMVLFGAEPHLQQQQVNQSLVNNLSNISNYILTTPVDQQQQQSQQLIQNQNQNQNHNSNLMTPINNNNNNNNLNSSISMLRGGSLMQNSSMLALLEDTPMGGFTHDSSVQQHQQLYDMSSGTPFRKQFKYLSAISPPTPSFGVMPLTSPCTGGDGSFIGAHTPVMNISSYSPMPQMLVEVNQEPKIMGKKLKTHVGGLINRKESSLNKPAVFAQAGNITPRTPNNNNVGNNGNINVAPNANAAVRRSSRLFSNSAYSVKENNKSPNITNNKFVQPRSPPRKTKSRMTKICLNNELIEEKSHHLSEKRKEKVETITSSGANNNANGRTAAEEAKVLLNNSLNNAQTMAHQLLGLKKQSADGLMALLRDLAEAYQLLSNFQCKAAIKQLETTIPKNHLNSSWVQSLIGLARYEMREYENAVTIFESIHKAEPCRLDYMEIYSSSLWHLQREVELSSLAQDLINQNKTNPVTWCVSGNCFSLQKEHETAIKFFKRAVQVDPDFVYSYTLLGHELVLTEEFDKAMDYFRAAVVRDPRHYNAWFGIGTIYSKQEKHELAEIHYVKALKINPQNSVILVHIGAMQYCMKKKDLSLQTLNTAAALDPKNPLTRFHRGSIYFSLGKYQEALRELEELKEIVPKESVVFYLIGKIHKTLGNMDLALMHFSWATDLDPKGANNQIKDAFDSMAHPSCCPANNTALDVDLEPTSERSDDSTQAQQDGSYESEY; encoded by the exons ATGATGATTCAAGAGCCCGTACAG GCCGCCATATGGCATTGTATGAATTACTACGACCTCAAAGATGCTGTTTTCCTGGCGGAGCGACTGTGCGCGGAAG TGGAGAGCGACGATACGATATTCCTGCTGGGCACTAGTTACTTTCGCTCTAATCAGGTGCACCAGGCCTATTGGCTCCTGAAAGAGAAGGGGCGTAAGTCACCACAGTGCCGATTCCTACAAGCCAAATGCGCCTACGAGCTTAAGAAGTTTGCCGAAGCGGAGAGTGCACTGATCGCGTCCGGGTTCGCGGACAACAAAAACTTCGAAGAACTCCAAAAAGACTTTGGAGAGTTGGCCTGTTTCGCCTATCAACTGATGGCGCAGATCTGCGTGCGAACGGAGCGCAATAAACTGGCCGTTAGTGCGCTACGACGTGCCCTCAAACTTAATCCTTTCATGTGGCACGCCTTTGCTGACCTGTGCCTGCTGGGCCAGGACACAGACGCGGCATCTATATTCCAAATTCAAAGTACGGATGTGTTCAACACCTGTCAAGGTAGCAGCGCCAACTCAATGGTGCTCTTCGGCGCCGAACCGCACCTACAACAACAGCAGGTGAACCAGTCGCTCGTTAATAACCTAAGCAATATTTCAAACTACATATTGACCACCCCGGTggaccagcaacagcagcaatcaCAGCAGCTCATCcagaatcaaaatcaaaaccaGAACCATAACAGCAATCTGATGACGCCcataaacaacaataataacaataacaatctCAACAGCTCGATCAGTATGCTCCGCGGAGGTAGTCTGATGCAAAACTCCAGCATGCTGGCGTTGCTGGAAGACACTCCAATGGGGGGCTTCACACACGATTCGTCTgtgcagcaacaccagcagctaTATGACATGAGCAGCGGTACACCGTTTCGAAAGCAATTCAAATATCTTTCGGCCATCTCACCACCTACTCCTAGCTTCGGTGTCATGCCTCTGACTAGTCCATGCACCGGCGGCGATGGCTCCTTTATTGGTGCCCACACTCCCGTAATGAACATCAGCAGCTATTCTCCGATGCCGCAGATGCTGGTTGAGGTTAATCAGGAGCCCAAGATAATGGGCAAGAAACTGAAAACGCACGTCGGTGGACTAATAAATCGCAAAGAGAGCAGCCTTAACAAGCCCGCCGTTTTTGCTCAGGCGGGAAACATCACTCCCCGCACTCCAAATAACAACAATGTGGGCAATAATGGTAATATAAACGTTGCGCCCAACGCTAATGCTGCAGTGCGTCGCAGTTCGCGACTGTTTAGTAACTCCGCGTACTCGGTTAAGGAGAATAACAAATCACCCAACATAACCAACAATAAATTTGTGCAACCACGCTCGCCGCCTAGGAAAACCAAGTCGCGGATGACTAAGATCTGCCTGAATAACGAACTGATCGAGGAAAAGTCTCATCACCTCTCCGAAAAGCGTAAGGAAAAGGTGGAAACCATCACATCATCGGGAGCAAACAACAACGCTAATGGGCGCACTGCCGCCGAAGAGGCAAAAGTGCTGCTAAACAATAGCCTCAACAATGCCCAAACGATGGCCCATCAGCTGTTGGGACTGAAGAAGCAATCTGCCGACGGACTGATGGCTCTGCTTCGTGACTTAGCCGAAGCCTATCAACTGTTGTCCAACTTCCAGTGCAAGGCTGCTATAAAGCAGTTGGAGACGACGATACCAAAAAATCATCTTAATTCCAGTTGGGTGCAGTCACTGATTGGACTGGCAAGGTACGAGATGCGCGAGTATGAGAATGCAGTAACAATCTTTGAAAGCATTCATAAGGCAGAGCCATGTCGCCTAGATTATATGGAGATCTACTCAAGCTCTTTGTGGCACTTGCAACGAGAGGTGGAACTCTCTTCTTTGGCCCAGGATTTGATCAACCAGAACAAGACTAATCCGGTGACCTGGTGTGTATCCGGCAATTGTTTCTCCCTTCAAAAGGAACACGAAACCGCTATCAAGTTCTTCAAACGGGCCGTGCAAGTGGATCCGGACTTTGTCTACAGCTACACTCTCTTGGGACATGAGCTAGTACTGACCGAGGAGTTCGACAAAGCAATGGATTACTTCAGAGCAGCAGTGGTGCGCGATCCCCGCCACTACAACGCCTGGTTCGGTATTGGTACCATCTACTCAAAGCAGGAAAAGCACGAACTGGCGGAGATTCACTATGTGAAAGCACTGAAAATAAATCCACAGAACTCTGTAATCCTAGTCCACATAGGCGCTATGCAGTACTGCATGAAGAAAAAGGACCTATCCCTGCAGACACTAAACACAGCCGCGGCCTTGGACCCCAAAAATCCTTTGACCCGTTTTCATCGGGGTTCGATATACTTTTCGCTTGGTAAGTATCAAGAGGCACTGCGGGAGCTGGAAGAGCTTAAGGAGATAGTACCCAAGGAATCGGTGGTGTTTTATCTTATTGGCAAGATACACAAGACACTTGGAAACATGGACCTGGCTCTGATGCACTTTAGCTGGGCCACCGATCTCGATCCAAAGGGTGCCAACAACCAAATCAAAGATGCCTTCGACTCCATGGCCCATCCCAGCTGTTGTCCGGCCAACAACACAGCGCTGGACGTTGATCTGGAGCCCACCTCTGAGCGTTCGGATGATTCTACACAGGCGCAACAAGACGGCAGTTATGAAAGCGAGTACTAG
- the mei-P22 gene encoding meiotic recombination protein P22 has translation MSVTSPNPSVASTYFSEFEQENECSQKRRSLRLIEKESRSLANSARTCKSPQLFGETQEECSQILCQQLCPTKIVHLKNEETANSAGASEDTLYFKPDEKVQSLHRSTRIMYLKQEKEDKKLISKASEGSGRTVNRKRKADTQPKCKPGRKRKPPAESHTLSKTIEHPPLLDTLPSTSKLPLQYPAHFVHQLPPTKEKAIFVHNQSLTTPAVQLQELCPTPESTPMLTTEGVDPPDADSDSSMTISLSDSIGEIFGTKDICTILNVECPRQYILIEDHLPAMATMLNVELSRLQSVLDIIQRLTHEQIVQFSINQDDEVQLKLNK, from the coding sequence atgagTGTAACATCTCCGAATCCAAGTGTGGCCTCAACATATTTTTCGGAGTTTGAGCAAGAAAATGAGTGCTCCCAGAAACGACGATCTCTAAGGTTGATCGAAAAGGAGTCCCGATCATTGGCCAATTCTGCACGAACATGCAAATCTCCGCAATTGTTTGGGGAAACCCAGGAGGAGTGTAGTCAGATATTATGCCAGCAGCTCTGTCCAACCAAAATCGTCCATTTAAAGAATGAAGAGACAGCTAATTCAGCAGGGGCCTCAGAAGATACGTTGTATTTTAAACCAGATGAAAAAGTTCAATCTCTTCACCGATCTACTAGGATTATGTATCTCAAGCAGGAAAAAGAAGACAAGAAACTAATATCCAAAGCATCAGAAGGTTCTGGTCGCACGGTAAATCGAAAAAGAAAGGCAGATACTCAGCCAAAATGTAAGCCAGGACGAAAAAGAAAGCCGCCTGCTGAATCCCACACACTTTCTAAAACTATAGAACATCCACCCTTATTAGATACATTACCCTCTACATCAAAGCTCCCTCTTCAATACCCAGCGCATTTTGTTCACCAGTTGCCACCTACGAAGGAAAAAGCCATCTTTGTACACAATCAATCTTTGACGACTCCCGCAGTTCAACTTCAAGAATTGTGCCCCACACCAGAGTCGACACCAATGCTTACCACAGAGGGCGTGGACCCACCAGACGCAGATTCCGATAGCTCTATGACAATCTCCTTGAGCGATTCCATTGGAGAAATATTTGGAACCAAAGATATATGCACCATATTAAACGTAGAGTGTCCGAGGCAGTATATTCTAATTGAAGATCACCTTCCTGCAATGGCCACCATGCTTAATGTGGAATTGAGTCGCTTGCAAAGCGTTTTGGATATTATACAACGTCTGACTCACGAGCAGATCGTTCAATTTTCTATAAATCAAGATGACGAAGTCCAgcttaaattaaataagtaa
- the mRpL50 gene encoding large ribosomal subunit protein mL50, giving the protein MVMAANLRKTLITDGNMRRGFASAAKLLKSQPAKIYSLTAVGESIAAKGFLRPHKSYTPPADAADRIRSVASSLQLKGDKIGDLSEKFKFLSACFQELKHGVPNSQVHELNTISDVIIFYETSVDTTVPLDALKRVELPENLHIQYEYLRFNPETDTKFNGQTAFPKSSTLVTGLKYRGKYEGNEAKRSWP; this is encoded by the exons ATGGTCATGGCAGCGAATTTACGTAAAACCTTAATC ACTGATGGAAACATGCGAAGGGGATTCGCTTCCGCCGCTAAGCTGTTAAAAAGCCAACCCGCCAAAATTTATTCACTTACGGCTGTCGGAGAGTCTATTGCCGCTAAGGG ttttctGCGTCCCCACAAATCTTACACACCACCTGCCGATGCAGCTGATAGGATTCGCTCTGTGGCTTCATCACTTCAATTAAAAGGGGATAAGATTGGTGATCTCtctgaaaaattcaaatttttgtcCGCGTGCTTCCAGGAACTCAAACACGGAGTACCCAACTCTCAGGTGCACGAGTTAAATACTATAAGCGATGTGATCATCTTTTACGAGACATCTGTTGACACAACTGTCCCGCTAGACGCACTGAAGCGCGTTGAACTACCAGAGAACCTACACATTCAGTACGAATATTTGCGGTTCAATCCAGAGACGGACACTAAATTCAATGGACAGACTGCGTTCCCAAAGAGTTCAACGCTAGTGACCGGTCTCAAGTACCGCGGCAAGTACGAAGGGAATGAAGCCAAACGATCGTGGCCTTAG
- the Neos gene encoding uncharacterized protein Neos — protein MTETSGYNITKDPKLIKSRVFLGNIPNCTREEIVSICQPYGKVLGSMVQKNYGFVQFESEEIANKAASALHKSIFKSKQLTVRNASQKGKVPNCNPNKNSPPKPPPHVAVQGGLAMSAVEAEDALINDCEIIVVNRDNTEYAENIEDRLRGCGMRVDVLFPNEDVMLGKVLANISSRGCLYAVVVTPQHEALNSITVNILYGVPAEHRNMPLEDAITLIATDFRLKKQRDAVVTPAQFVQRGHRHPEKIQQLLNRLADNHLLTALQYECVIKYLEDEREEQLKKEVGEANAVSKLNAPDPEIVQQKKILNIMNKPDVTDIKSNLLYSTLDAVKEDHRLIELLSDQRVMAALESIYNSDVLEAVSEFF, from the exons ATGACAGAAACTTCAGGATACAACATAACAAAAGACCCAAAACTAATAAAAAGCCGCGTTTTCTTAGGTAACATTCCAAACTGTACACGCGAAGAGATCGTAAGCATTTGTCAGCCTTACGGAAAGGTTTTGGGATCAATGGTGCAGAAAAATTATGGATTTGTACAATTTGAATCGGAGGAAATAGCCAACAAAGCTGCATCCGCATTGCACAAGTCTATATTCAAGTCAAAACAATTGACTGTAAGAAACGCCAGCCAAAAAGGAAAAGTGCCTAATTGCAATCCAAATAAAAACTCGCCTCCAAAACCTCCGCCACATGTAGCCGTTCAAGGGGGACTCGCCATGTCGGCGGTGGAAGCTGAAGATGCCCTTATTAACGACTGCGAGATTATAGTGGTTAACAGGGATAACAC CGAATATGCAGAGAACATTGAAGACCGTCTCAGGGGTTGTGGGATGCGAGTGGATGTGCTGTTCCCCAACGAGGACGTAATGCTAGGCAAAGTGTTGGCCAATATCTCGTCACGAGGCTGCTTGTACGCTGTAGTCGTCACACCTCAACATGAAGCCCTTAACAGCATTACTGTtaatatactttatggggttcCTGCAGAGCACCGCAATATGCCGCTAGAAGATGCCATCACCCTGATAGCCACTGACTTCAGGCTAAAGAAGCAGCGGGATGCGGTGGTCACTCCGGCACAATTCGTTCAAAGAGGACATCGCCACCCAGAGAAAATTCAGCAACTGTTAAACCGATTAGCGGACAACCATTTGTTGACTGCTTTGCAGTACGAGTGTGTCATTAAATACCTAGAAGACGAAAGGGAGGAGCAACTGAAGAAAGAGGTGGGTGAGGCAAATGCCGTGTCAAAACTGAacgctcctgacccggaaatCGTTCAGCAAAAAAAGATCCTTAACATAATGAACAAACCAGATGTTACCGACATCAAAAGTAATCTATTGTATTCTACTCTTGATGCGGTTAAAGAGGACCACCGCCTGATAGAGCTACTGTCGGATCAACGTGTCATGGCTGCATTGGAGAGTATTTACAACTCTGATGTGTTGGAGGCTGTGTCagagtttttttaa